A stretch of Alphaproteobacteria bacterium DNA encodes these proteins:
- a CDS encoding LD-carboxypeptidase, protein MKKTIGIIAPASWIKEDYLKSATNFLKDNNFNVVVAPQVSQQNGYLAGTDEEKIKYLHEFFIDDNIDIILCAKGGYGSIRLLDKIDYNLINKKKIFIGYSDISMLNIALTKYSPNIDVFFGPNLIDIAYLNCDKNHDTLKYLVKFLKQENNKKLRNEIISKNIKILKEGKCKGNISGGTLTIIMANMGTPYELDLNNKILFIEEKKEFIFKVERMLYQLKNAGKLDNIKGLIVGNFYETPQYHIPFHCSMSDMIADFFKDYNIPIILNFPAGHCDDKIALPLEKEVTINTKSKNIISW, encoded by the coding sequence ATGAAAAAAACTATAGGAATCATAGCTCCAGCAAGTTGGATAAAAGAAGATTATTTGAAATCAGCAACTAATTTTTTAAAGGATAATAACTTTAATGTTGTTGTTGCTCCTCAAGTTTCTCAACAAAATGGATATTTAGCTGGTACAGATGAAGAAAAAATAAAATATTTACATGAATTTTTTATTGACGATAATATAGATATAATATTATGTGCAAAAGGTGGATATGGTAGCATTAGGTTACTTGATAAAATTGACTACAATCTTATAAATAAAAAAAAGATTTTTATAGGATATAGTGATATAAGCATGCTTAACATAGCATTAACAAAATACTCTCCTAATATTGATGTATTTTTTGGGCCCAACTTAATAGATATTGCATATTTAAATTGTGATAAAAATCATGATACTCTTAAATATTTAGTAAAGTTTCTTAAACAAGAAAACAATAAAAAACTAAGAAATGAAATCATTTCTAAAAACATTAAAATATTAAAAGAAGGTAAATGCAAAGGAAATATATCTGGAGGAACATTAACTATTATAATGGCTAATATGGGGACACCATATGAACTTGATCTTAATAATAAAATATTATTTATAGAAGAGAAAAAAGAATTCATATTCAAAGTAGAAAGAATGTTATATCAATTGAAAAATGCTGGTAAGTTAGATAATATAAAAGGTTTAATTGTGGGGAATTTTTATGAAACACCACAGTATCACATACCTTTCCATTGCTCTATGAGTGATATGATCGCAGATTTTTTTAAAGATTATAATATCCCTATAATATTAAATTTCCCAGCTGGTCATTGTGATGATAAGATAGCATTACCTTTAGAAAAAGAGGTGACTATAAATACAAAATCTAAAAATATTATTTCTTGGTAA